GCCCATTGCTGCCTAAATGTCGCTCGCCAACCACCTCCAACCGCCTGCCAATCACTGCCAATTGCCGACGTAGGACCATCGCTGGCTGCCACCCGACCGCCTCCCGCCATCGTCGCGGGCTGATCATTGGAGGTGGGCGGCAATCCAGTGTTGGCAATCAATGGGCCACGGTTGGGCCACGGCGGGCGGCCCGCGACAGTCGGTGATCggcaagcaagaagaaaaaacaaaaattacaaaaataatggatcatatcaaatgcatttctatatttttctatttcgatgatataaattttgtatagttactaaACACGTTAttttacttcaaaaattattttagagagagaaataaaaaagaactatctctccaaagaaattgtttttagaataaaaatattatcattggCATCTTAAATTTAATAGTCCCAAAGTAAGAGGTGAAGCGACTTAGAGATACATGCCAATCATCTGCAAGCTATGTACGATTCTTCACGCATCAGAAAACTTTACAAACCATTTGAATCACAAAAAGATAACGAAAAAGATTCGATACATGACCAATTTCGATGACGACGACTAACACTAAAATTCAAGTGGTAATCGGCAAAAACAAAGGCCAGCGCTCGGGACTGCCCATCAAAGATGTCAAGTCGAAAAGAGGAGAAACAAAAACCAAGTCCAATGCGCAACATTTTCAGCAATCTCGAAGCTGACATTCTCTGGCAGGTTCTGTAGTGAAACCGATTGCGGAAAGATGGGAAATGGCGACCTCAAGCATCGCCTTCTCGAGTGGTCCGCTGTGGGCGAAAATGGCTCAGGCGTTCAAAAGATCTCTCGTCATCTCGTCAATGAGTCCGCTGATCACCTGCTTCTCCACGTCTCTCACCACGTCGTCCTTTTCCAGGAAGGCGAACACGGCGTTGTTCCATCCGAAGTCCCACATGCAGTTCGTGTCGGGATCGCTGACGTTGACATCGAGCTCGAGCATGCTAGGGAGGTAGTACTCAGGTTCGCATTCGGGATTCCCGTTCCTTCCGTGCAGTTTCAGctggttgaagttttggttcaGCTGCTGGACGAGATCGTCGAAGGTCTCCACCCTCACGAAGGAGATGGAGATCTTCATGAAGGGGTGGACGGCAAGCTCTTGCTTCCTCCCCTTCCTTTTCATTATCTCGTAGCCACAGTCCAATATGAGCTTGTCGTCGTCTCCTACGTGCGAGTTCTCGTCACCAACATGTAGGAAGGCCGTAGGGCTGTCGAGCTTGAAAAGTGCCTCGGCTGTGTTTAGGAACAGTTGACTCTTCATCAGGATGTGCTTGAGGCGCTTTTCGCATTCCGTCATTTTTTCTAGAATTCCCGACTTCGAAACGTCCCAGTCATCCGATTCATCGAGATCATGTGTGTAAGTTGTCGCTCCTGTGGTTCCTGCAACATCAAGATGATTAGCTTGATCAGAAACGCCGCTTAATTGCAGCAGTCATCCTATATTATCGATGTCGCGTACAAATACTCGACAATGAGTCTTGCCAGGAGTGCGAGCACATCATGCGACTCAAAGGTTGTCCGTAATTATCTAGCAGATCTTACATTTTATCAGCAATGCATTGCAAAGTTCAGGAAGAAGATATGAGGCGGTTTTTAGGAGTAGACTGTTCTTGCAGTAGTTTTGCTGAGCTAAATTTCAACTTCTGTTTGCGGGGAATGGGGGAGTTTTATTCTATCAAAGGCTTTAGTTCGTCAATTCCTCTGTGTTTTCACTCTCTATGCTGAGGAACAGGAAGAGGAATGTTTGTCGAACTCACCATCTGCCGGTTCTGAGATAATCGTTGCAGACATCAGTTCTTCATCTCTGCCGAACGCTCCTGAGCTGACGTGTGGATCGTTTAGGATTATAGAGGGTACATTTTGATTCTGCAAGACGAACTAAAGGTGAGTACTGGCTAATAATGGTGGCGGGAAATAGAGGTACTAAATTCTTTTGATGCGCCCATTAGATTTCGATAACTATATCCTCATTACGAATGTCAACATGTAGCTTTTTCAGTTTGCGACAAGATAGGCTTACCAGGTCGTACGGGAAGTTTCGTGCTTCCTCGAGCTCTGGGGTTTCGTCCACGTTGCGAGTATAGGCAGGAGCTAGCTGTTCAGCTTCTTTCTGGAGTTCATGTGCATTAGTCGGCCACTGGAGGCTTGCTTCGGCTGTTGAAGATTTGACATTGTGCTCTCCACGAGCAGATTTATTGGTTTTCACTTGTTCGGTTTCTGCCGAACCGTCCGGTCTTGCATGCCTCATCTGCTTCGCCTCTTCTCTAGAGGAAGCTTGCGGGAGTGGCTTCACCAAGTTATGTAGGGCtccactttttttcttcactaCATTCAGCTTCTGAGGCATCTTGTTTTTCGGTGGTTCTGTGACCTTTCTTGCTCTCGGAGCTGGTTCGTGAATGCGTTTCTCCTCGACCACCGGCATGGTATTATTCCTCCCTTTTCCTAGTTCAGATTTCACCCTTCTCGGGACACGGTTTTGTGGTCGACCTTGGTTGGGAAGCTTGTTGGCCTGCGCATCATAAATAGGCTCTGCCGGAACAAACTTTTGAGGTTTCAATTGGTCCAGATGCGAATTCTTTCTCTGGAAGCTTAATACTTCCTCTTGCACAGGCTTTGGTGAAGTCTTGTGGACAATTTCGCTTCCTTTCGATCTCATGTCCGGGCTCTTCATCTCTACTCGCATTTGCTTTTCTTCAGGAGGCTCTGGTCTCTGCAGCACAAAAGATTGCTCAATACCATCTCTTTGAGGCTTTTGTGGATGAACTGGGGACAACACATCAGcatttctcttttccatttgtattttgctttctttgtaCCCGAGCTTTTCTTGCAGGGTTGGTCcgaattcttttcttcttggtgTTCTTGGCGCCATATGATACAGCTCGTCATAATAGGCCTGTCCCTTGTTTTCCCGGATGTCTGTGCCTTTTTGTACTCTCATCATTTTGACATCTCTTCTCCTCTCTGCTTCCTGCTTACGCTTCTGGTCTCCGCTGTTTTGATTGAACAGGTCAGTGTTTGTTCGATCCTTCTTTGTTTCACTATTGAACTTTTGAGTTTCCTTCCAGGGAAGGTTTTCAGTCGAGCTGACCAACTCTGATCTGATGCTGTTAGCGGCAAGTCTCTTTTCTGCTCCCAGAACTACATTGGTGATGTCCTGAGTCAACAGGCTCTTCCCAGGCTGTGTCGTTCTGATGGATGGCACGGAAAGATTGGGAGTGTCTGTACTCTTTGGGTCAACATTCCCGGTGATCCCTTGTGTCGACTTCTTTAGGAGCTTTCTGTTGGTCGTCTGCTTGGAGCTCTTATCTTTCTCTTGGGTATATCTCGAATCAGGATTTTTCGGAAATTCTTCTAGCCCCATAAGTTTAGCAATAACATTggaaatttttctcttttccgaTTTCGTTTGGGATGAATTGGAGAGATTCACCTGTTCCTGGAGTGGGGTGAGGTTTCGGGCATTATCGCCACTGCTGATTGACCGCTTGTGAGAAGCTGATTTGAGGAGAGATTGAGTTTGCTCTTTGTGGCGAAAAGTTGTAGCTTCTGCAGGATAAGTCAAATTGGGCAATGCTGGCTTCTGAATGGCCTTAACATGTTGATTTCTTTTAGAGCGTCTCGCCGGATCATCAAAGGAGAACCTTGGTGGCAGGACAAGCTGCTTCTGTTCACTACTCTTTATCACATCTCCttcgtcgtcatcgtcatcatcatcgtcaagCAGGACTAAGCGGTTCTTCCTCTGTGGTGTGGTCGTGAATTCCGAAGCATCTTCCAAGTTCACTAGCATCCGCAGCGACTCCTCCAAATCCATGGCCCCTTTCAACAGCTCTTTTCCGATTTCTATTGAATACCTATCCAAGTTCGCTCCATTCGACCAAGCTCTTAGGATCTGATTCAATTTCTGTGCGCCCTTCGATATCTCTTTAATATGGAATTGAGAGAGGTTCGGGACTCGGACGGTCGACGAATGGTGCCGATCCATGCTGTTTGCTCTTTCCATCTGGTTGAGTTCCAAAGAGCCCTGGCCCATCTGACGCAAGAAAGTGAGCATTGAACTATTGCCCAACAAATCCATCCTCCGGTGCTTCCCTCCATTTTCAATGGCCAGAGCAAGAGCCATGGATATATCTCCTATTTGCTGCGAACCCTGGCCTCTGTGGAACGCAACTATCTGGTTTGAAGCTTCTCCGCCGTAGAGTGATTTCTGGCCTCCGTTAGACCTATTGTGAGCATTTGCACTTCTTGGGGCGCCCTGCGAAATGTTGGATATTTAGTTTAACGGACTTTGCATTGGCCAATTTACTTCTATTAGTCATGGGGGCTTACCGTCCTATTCTGCGTCAATCCTTGGTATGTTTGCCTAGAGTAGCCATATGCATCTGCAGCACATCATACTGATATAAGAACACAAAGTGAAATATTTTGGCAGGCCTAAGATATGACCAACATCGTGATGTATATCAGATACATGTACATATTCTCTACACATGTGATGCGTTGAATATCCAACATCTTGACGTATAAGATAAGATAATATCCCCCGAATGATCCCGAAAATGATCGCACCAACTTCAAGAAACGATGTTCTCCTAACCTTGCTAATAATGCTTGAGAGACTGCGAAGAAGGCCCGATTTGTTTGGTCAATTTGTTATAATTCAACTTCTAGATGACTTGGTTGCCTAATCTAGTCGAGAAGCCTGATGAACTGGAATTTCTCGTGCTTCCCGTTCGGAATCCAGGAGACATGCGTGAGAATGAAGAGAGTACTCAT
The window above is part of the Eucalyptus grandis isolate ANBG69807.140 chromosome 6, ASM1654582v1, whole genome shotgun sequence genome. Proteins encoded here:
- the LOC104448751 gene encoding uncharacterized protein LOC104448751 isoform X1, translating into MAKRSDFAQKLLDDLRLRKERLATSQSSSHSHYKAGDAYGYSRQTYQGLTQNRTGAPRSANAHNRSNGGQKSLYGGEASNQIVAFHRGQGSQQIGDISMALALAIENGGKHRRMDLLGNSSMLTFLRQMGQGSLELNQMERANSMDRHHSSTVRVPNLSQFHIKEISKGAQKLNQILRAWSNGANLDRYSIEIGKELLKGAMDLEESLRMLVNLEDASEFTTTPQRKNRLVLLDDDDDDDDEGDVIKSSEQKQLVLPPRFSFDDPARRSKRNQHVKAIQKPALPNLTYPAEATTFRHKEQTQSLLKSASHKRSISSGDNARNLTPLQEQVNLSNSSQTKSEKRKISNVIAKLMGLEEFPKNPDSRYTQEKDKSSKQTTNRKLLKKSTQGITGNVDPKSTDTPNLSVPSIRTTQPGKSLLTQDITNVVLGAEKRLAANSIRSELVSSTENLPWKETQKFNSETKKDRTNTDLFNQNSGDQKRKQEAERRRDVKMMRVQKGTDIRENKGQAYYDELYHMAPRTPRRKEFGPTLQEKLGYKESKIQMEKRNADVLSPVHPQKPQRDGIEQSFVLQRPEPPEEKQMRVEMKSPDMRSKGSEIVHKTSPKPVQEEVLSFQRKNSHLDQLKPQKFVPAEPIYDAQANKLPNQGRPQNRVPRRVKSELGKGRNNTMPVVEEKRIHEPAPRARKVTEPPKNKMPQKLNVVKKKSGALHNLVKPLPQASSREEAKQMRHARPDGSAETEQVKTNKSARGEHNVKSSTAEASLQWPTNAHELQKEAEQLAPAYTRNVDETPELEEARNFPYDLNQNVPSIILNDPHVSSGAFGRDEELMSATIISEPADGTTGATTYTHDLDESDDWDVSKSGILEKMTECEKRLKHILMKSQLFLNTAEALFKLDSPTAFLHVGDENSHVGDDDKLILDCGYEIMKRKGRKQELAVHPFMKISISFVRVETFDDLVQQLNQNFNQLKLHGRNGNPECEPEYYLPSMLELDVNVSDPDTNCMWDFGWNNAVFAFLEKDDVVRDVEKQVISGLIDEMTRDLLNA
- the LOC104448751 gene encoding uncharacterized protein LOC104448751 isoform X2, whose amino-acid sequence is MALALAIENGGKHRRMDLLGNSSMLTFLRQMGQGSLELNQMERANSMDRHHSSTVRVPNLSQFHIKEISKGAQKLNQILRAWSNGANLDRYSIEIGKELLKGAMDLEESLRMLVNLEDASEFTTTPQRKNRLVLLDDDDDDDDEGDVIKSSEQKQLVLPPRFSFDDPARRSKRNQHVKAIQKPALPNLTYPAEATTFRHKEQTQSLLKSASHKRSISSGDNARNLTPLQEQVNLSNSSQTKSEKRKISNVIAKLMGLEEFPKNPDSRYTQEKDKSSKQTTNRKLLKKSTQGITGNVDPKSTDTPNLSVPSIRTTQPGKSLLTQDITNVVLGAEKRLAANSIRSELVSSTENLPWKETQKFNSETKKDRTNTDLFNQNSGDQKRKQEAERRRDVKMMRVQKGTDIRENKGQAYYDELYHMAPRTPRRKEFGPTLQEKLGYKESKIQMEKRNADVLSPVHPQKPQRDGIEQSFVLQRPEPPEEKQMRVEMKSPDMRSKGSEIVHKTSPKPVQEEVLSFQRKNSHLDQLKPQKFVPAEPIYDAQANKLPNQGRPQNRVPRRVKSELGKGRNNTMPVVEEKRIHEPAPRARKVTEPPKNKMPQKLNVVKKKSGALHNLVKPLPQASSREEAKQMRHARPDGSAETEQVKTNKSARGEHNVKSSTAEASLQWPTNAHELQKEAEQLAPAYTRNVDETPELEEARNFPYDLNQNVPSIILNDPHVSSGAFGRDEELMSATIISEPADGTTGATTYTHDLDESDDWDVSKSGILEKMTECEKRLKHILMKSQLFLNTAEALFKLDSPTAFLHVGDENSHVGDDDKLILDCGYEIMKRKGRKQELAVHPFMKISISFVRVETFDDLVQQLNQNFNQLKLHGRNGNPECEPEYYLPSMLELDVNVSDPDTNCMWDFGWNNAVFAFLEKDDVVRDVEKQVISGLIDEMTRDLLNA